In Planifilum fimeticola, a genomic segment contains:
- a CDS encoding helix-turn-helix transcriptional regulator, producing the protein MVKKQLRLIRHKQNMTCKQVANEIGVTKEYYWQIENGKRRLSYGLAVKIARVFKKTPDEIFLAEELTNEEQGG; encoded by the coding sequence ATGGTCAAAAAACAACTCAGGTTAATTCGTCATAAACAAAACATGACATGCAAGCAAGTAGCCAATGAGATTGGAGTTACAAAGGAATATTATTGGCAGATTGAAAACGGGAAACGAAGGTTGTCCTATGGATTGGCTGTGAAGATTGCGAGAGTGTTTAAAAAGACACCAGATGAAATTTTTTTGGCGGAAGAGTTAACAAATGAGGAACAAGGAGGCTGA
- a CDS encoding helix-turn-helix domain-containing protein has translation MNFPSRLRALRLKHKMTQEQLGKKINVTKVSISGYENGTRTPDLETLQKIADVFDVTVDYLLGRTDQTINIHEEFRRIQESIPEWGENAGQIALDETKKVLIKLIERGELTPVKAKPIIAFLDAMIEEFENNQKSSEKQ, from the coding sequence GTGAATTTCCCGTCACGATTAAGAGCGCTGCGATTGAAACACAAAATGACTCAAGAACAGTTAGGAAAAAAAATAAACGTAACCAAAGTGTCCATTTCAGGATATGAAAATGGAACGAGAACCCCTGATCTCGAAACACTACAAAAAATTGCTGATGTATTCGATGTAACCGTTGATTACCTTCTTGGGCGAACAGATCAAACCATCAACATACATGAGGAATTTCGAAGGATCCAGGAATCAATCCCGGAGTGGGGAGAAAATGCGGGGCAAATTGCGCTGGATGAGACAAAGAAGGTATTAATCAAACTGATTGAACGGGGCGAGCTTACACCAGTAAAAGCCAAACCGATCATCGCTTTTCTGGATGCCATGATTGAGGAGTTTGAGAATAACCAGAAGTCGTCAGAGAAACAATAA
- a CDS encoding helix-turn-helix domain-containing protein: MKYHYGLTIREYREKLNMTQAELAEKWPRSDGGIGVSINYVSDVERGKKIITNIQTLRRLCGLLQIPLRKVGLSDYDPFNPQSSNGQITGFNDYGIIKLTNSPIDRIFDYKNCLLEAKGDCFISGTSMIHLTEDSSEILKEKLQSGNLYLLILDPDWIEKHYAIITFFDEDARQDFHFEIRNSIRKLNQLRKSLPQKLVSRLKIKTYSTIFPYIMTGYDNGETGKIVFEITDYIPEKNRPRFTLEKINSQSAFFNQVKSKFFSIWNNQSISKEI, translated from the coding sequence ATGAAATATCACTATGGATTAACGATTCGTGAATATAGGGAAAAGTTAAATATGACTCAAGCGGAACTAGCTGAAAAATGGCCCAGATCTGATGGTGGTATCGGTGTGAGTATTAACTACGTATCTGATGTAGAACGTGGAAAAAAAATAATAACGAACATCCAAACACTCCGACGTTTATGTGGTTTACTGCAAATCCCACTTCGAAAAGTGGGCCTTTCCGATTACGATCCTTTTAATCCACAATCATCTAATGGGCAAATTACGGGATTTAACGATTATGGTATAATTAAACTCACAAATTCACCTATTGATCGGATTTTTGACTACAAAAACTGTCTACTAGAGGCAAAAGGAGATTGCTTTATATCCGGAACTTCAATGATTCATTTAACCGAAGACTCCAGTGAAATCTTAAAAGAGAAATTGCAATCAGGAAATTTATACTTGTTAATCCTAGATCCTGATTGGATCGAAAAGCACTATGCTATCATTACGTTTTTCGATGAAGATGCTCGACAAGACTTTCATTTTGAAATACGGAACTCAATTAGAAAGCTTAATCAGCTTCGCAAATCATTACCACAAAAGCTTGTTTCCCGTCTTAAGATAAAGACATACAGTACAATATTTCCTTACATAATGACTGGTTATGATAATGGGGAAACAGGAAAAATCGTATTCGAAATTACCGACTACATCCCGGAAAAGAACCGACCTCGTTTTACATTAGAAAAAATAAACAGTCAAAGTGCATTCTTTAATCAAGTAAAGAGTAAATTTTTTTCGATTTGGAATAACCAGTCCATTAGCAAGGAGATTTGA
- a CDS encoding NUDIX hydrolase, whose product MNKDIYFKYQWRYKKEDLKYCPRCGHLFSLEDIHIPNQPQLICHNCQFIFYLDPKLVVVAVVLNKDKDKVLLLQRNEDPGKGLWAFPGGHVERGHDLFDALKNEVKEETGLSIEVREIINTFSCPEEGMIQLVYEAISDNEKVTINIESKAGRFFYFDEIPWDELAFSSTESVLRLYKQKIGRNVNGKIKK is encoded by the coding sequence ATGAATAAAGATATTTACTTTAAATACCAATGGCGATATAAAAAAGAGGACTTAAAATATTGTCCTCGATGCGGTCATCTATTTTCATTAGAAGACATTCACATCCCTAATCAGCCCCAATTAATCTGCCACAATTGCCAATTTATCTTTTACCTGGACCCGAAACTGGTCGTAGTTGCTGTGGTTTTAAATAAAGACAAAGACAAAGTATTGCTTCTTCAAAGGAATGAAGATCCCGGAAAAGGTTTGTGGGCATTTCCTGGTGGCCACGTCGAACGGGGACATGACCTTTTTGATGCACTCAAAAACGAAGTAAAAGAAGAAACCGGTCTTTCTATAGAGGTCCGTGAAATCATTAATACGTTTTCTTGCCCTGAAGAGGGAATGATTCAATTGGTCTATGAAGCCATAAGTGATAATGAAAAAGTTACTATTAACATTGAAAGCAAAGCGGGACGTTTCTTTTATTTCGATGAAATTCCTTGGGATGAACTTGCATTTTCCTCAACCGAAAGCGTATTACGATTATATAAACAAAAAATAGGAAGAAATGTGAACGGCAAAATCAAGAAATAA
- a CDS encoding very short patch repair endonuclease, whose product MADIFTPEERSRIMSRIRDRNTKPELMVRRMIHRMGFRFRLHKKDLPGKPDIVLSKHRKVIFVHGCFWHVHTGCSHFTLPKTNSQFWLKKLKQNVERDEHNIRRLEEMGWKVLVVWECETKKPETLMDKLQEFLYADFNGPE is encoded by the coding sequence ATGGCTGACATCTTCACGCCAGAAGAGCGAAGCCGGATTATGTCCCGAATTAGGGACAGGAATACCAAACCAGAATTAATGGTAAGACGCATGATTCATCGAATGGGATTCAGATTTCGTCTTCACAAAAAGGATTTACCCGGGAAACCAGACATCGTTCTTTCGAAGCACAGGAAGGTAATATTTGTGCACGGATGTTTCTGGCATGTTCATACTGGCTGTTCCCATTTTACTTTGCCGAAAACAAATTCGCAGTTTTGGTTGAAAAAACTTAAACAGAATGTTGAACGTGACGAGCACAACATAAGGCGGTTGGAGGAAATGGGATGGAAAGTATTGGTGGTGTGGGAGTGCGAGACAAAAAAACCTGAAACACTCATGGATAAATTACAAGAATTTTTGTATGCCGATTTTAATGGACCAGAATAG
- a CDS encoding ATP-dependent helicase yields MSFIYTEDQEKAIKHRGGNLLIIACAGSGKTEVISKRIAELVKEGVSRDEIIAFTFTERAAEELKKRIRDHLEKTQPDDPSLGDMYVGTIHSFCLQLLKEVDFEYRNYEVMDEIRRAALIASNFYKLGLGEFYKRTGERYRIIIEKFINTLDVMHYKRMTPQDLKDPLLRRAVEKYNNLSTCHPNYFLDYNKIIDELIRYLENHPEKLEEQRARFKHLVVDEYQDVDPRQEELIRLLTDGGTRVDLTVVGDDDQSIYGWRGADISNILKFKERYPNVTQVNLKYNFRSTHAIVELANAAASRIKSDPPRLSKNMEARHLVGKVFRERMAERGDIQKREFASERDEALWIKDRIEELKGVIIEDKNGPRALHYSDMAILVRANSHSPIIAEVLRDYGIPVVVEGTRGLFKQPEIIVVQAAFYLLAGKKLYVENENRWGQGILLGEGDLRELIRKKIRELKKRIPLADANSFLGWISTKKRILENKTGSGRIYPQEIFQEMLVELGCVKGEEPWPDDILYNMGRFSILIKEFESVHQWITYNRLEDFCMFLGNWASGKIDDGKKETIAKPKAVQIMTIHAAKGLEWPVVFIPRVSGSDFPSKRRNEGIDTYIPKSDFDPKEFATGDDGERRLWYVALTRCRKFLNISAINKHRKRPSVYFKEIVHDYVVEDGNDPTQRERGEPQWSSDTDLFPTTFSDINCYWRCPYEYLLRCLMGFSPGVKESYGYGQQIHNILYEIHDRMSRGKVPSVDTVEELVEEKFHLRYTREGPLENLKKAAKDSIVRYVENYGDRADLVFKAEKPFEFIDKKSGALISGTIDLLERCVELDGDEKRVPVCVVDFKTNRIEDHRDHDEVMRTVEKQLRLYAAAVRNALGFDPRSAEVHFIRPADELEQKGIQERTSVDVSEENQINVLKQVGQAIEGIRNEKFPMSGCEKGLCSKCDFERICFGAQNKRRQ; encoded by the coding sequence ATGTCTTTCATTTACACTGAAGATCAAGAAAAAGCAATTAAACATCGAGGCGGCAATCTGTTGATCATAGCATGTGCAGGAAGCGGAAAAACCGAGGTCATATCCAAACGAATCGCTGAGCTGGTTAAAGAAGGCGTGTCCCGGGATGAGATAATAGCTTTTACCTTTACCGAACGCGCCGCCGAGGAATTAAAAAAAAGGATAAGGGATCATTTGGAAAAAACTCAACCAGATGATCCCTCTTTGGGGGATATGTATGTCGGTACCATCCACAGTTTCTGTTTGCAACTTCTAAAAGAGGTTGACTTTGAATATCGTAATTACGAGGTAATGGACGAAATTAGAAGAGCTGCGCTTATTGCATCCAATTTCTATAAATTAGGTCTGGGGGAATTTTATAAGAGGACTGGGGAGAGATATAGAATTATTATCGAAAAATTTATAAACACTTTAGATGTGATGCATTATAAACGGATGACGCCGCAAGACCTGAAAGATCCTCTTTTGAGGAGGGCTGTTGAAAAGTATAATAACTTGTCAACGTGTCACCCCAATTATTTTTTAGATTACAACAAAATCATAGATGAACTTATACGATATCTTGAGAATCATCCTGAAAAGTTGGAGGAACAGCGTGCTCGATTCAAACACCTTGTTGTTGATGAATATCAGGATGTGGACCCTCGACAAGAAGAATTGATCCGTTTGTTAACCGACGGTGGAACCCGGGTTGATTTGACGGTGGTTGGCGATGACGATCAGTCGATCTATGGATGGAGAGGTGCCGACATATCCAATATACTTAAATTCAAAGAGCGATACCCCAACGTAACCCAAGTAAATTTGAAATATAATTTTAGAAGCACACATGCCATTGTTGAACTCGCTAATGCAGCCGCTAGTCGCATAAAGAGTGATCCTCCACGCCTTAGCAAGAATATGGAAGCAAGACATTTGGTTGGGAAAGTATTTCGTGAAAGAATGGCGGAAAGAGGAGACATTCAAAAAAGGGAATTTGCTTCTGAGAGAGATGAGGCTCTCTGGATAAAGGACCGAATAGAAGAATTGAAAGGTGTAATTATCGAAGATAAAAACGGTCCTCGGGCCCTTCACTATTCCGATATGGCAATTCTGGTGAGGGCAAATAGTCACAGTCCTATAATTGCGGAAGTATTGAGGGATTATGGAATTCCCGTGGTTGTTGAAGGCACTCGAGGATTATTCAAACAGCCTGAAATAATAGTTGTACAAGCCGCATTTTACTTGCTGGCGGGTAAAAAGTTATATGTCGAAAATGAAAATAGATGGGGACAAGGAATACTGCTTGGAGAAGGGGATTTGAGAGAACTAATCAGGAAAAAAATCAGGGAATTGAAAAAAAGAATACCCCTGGCGGATGCAAATTCATTTTTAGGGTGGATAAGTACTAAGAAGAGAATATTAGAAAACAAAACAGGTTCCGGTCGTATTTATCCGCAAGAGATTTTTCAAGAAATGTTGGTGGAACTAGGGTGTGTTAAAGGTGAAGAACCCTGGCCAGATGATATCCTGTACAATATGGGTAGATTCAGCATATTAATCAAGGAATTTGAATCTGTACATCAATGGATAACCTATAATCGCCTCGAGGATTTTTGCATGTTTTTGGGCAATTGGGCTTCGGGAAAAATCGACGACGGCAAGAAAGAAACAATAGCCAAACCCAAGGCAGTACAAATTATGACAATTCATGCCGCGAAGGGACTTGAATGGCCTGTTGTATTTATTCCAAGAGTATCTGGTAGTGATTTTCCAAGTAAAAGAAGAAATGAAGGAATAGATACTTACATTCCAAAGTCTGATTTCGATCCAAAGGAATTTGCCACAGGAGATGACGGTGAACGAAGGCTCTGGTATGTAGCTTTGACCAGGTGTCGAAAGTTCTTGAATATCTCGGCGATAAACAAGCATAGAAAGAGACCGTCTGTCTATTTCAAAGAGATTGTGCATGACTATGTTGTAGAAGATGGTAACGATCCGACTCAACGCGAAAGAGGAGAACCACAATGGTCTTCGGATACGGATCTGTTTCCGACGACATTTTCGGATATCAATTGTTATTGGAGATGTCCATATGAGTATTTGTTGCGCTGTCTAATGGGTTTTAGCCCGGGAGTGAAGGAATCATACGGTTACGGTCAACAAATTCACAATATCTTATATGAAATTCATGACCGTATGAGCCGAGGAAAAGTTCCTTCTGTCGATACAGTAGAGGAACTTGTGGAAGAAAAATTCCATCTGCGGTATACTCGTGAGGGGCCTCTCGAAAATCTAAAGAAGGCGGCAAAAGACTCGATTGTGCGATACGTCGAAAATTATGGAGATCGTGCAGACCTGGTTTTTAAGGCGGAAAAACCCTTTGAGTTCATTGACAAGAAAAGCGGAGCTTTGATCAGCGGAACCATTGACTTGTTGGAACGATGTGTTGAACTAGATGGGGATGAGAAGCGGGTACCGGTATGCGTGGTCGATTTTAAGACTAACAGAATAGAAGATCATCGGGATCACGATGAAGTTATGAGGACAGTTGAAAAGCAATTACGATTGTATGCAGCGGCTGTTCGAAATGCATTGGGTTTTGATCCCCGATCAGCTGAGGTCCATTTCATACGTCCTGCTGATGAACTTGAGCAAAAAGGAATACAAGAAAGAACATCCGTGGATGTATCGGAGGAAAATCAGATAAATGTCCTAAAACAGGTGGGTCAGGCGATAGAGGGTATACGAAATGAAAAATTTCCCATGAGTGGGTGTGAAAAGGGATTATGCAGCAAATGTGACTTTGAAAGGATATGTTTTGGGGCACAAAACAAGCGAAGGCAATAG